From the genome of Thermococcus chitonophagus, one region includes:
- a CDS encoding DEAD/DEAH box helicase: protein MYNPEENPKLRPIIVFTSRKATAYEFKDAIVKGLNVPSTRVEVLTSDFSKEQRKDLISRAKKGDVYIIISTLVGEEGVDIPEAGVLVMTDVPKSPLRFYQRLGRLIRVSSPMNTKVFVITMSPKTEEYRDLSEAVWNLYREGVDVSYILLNLEEKLTTQKLLDYI from the coding sequence GTGTATAATCCTGAAGAGAACCCCAAGTTAAGGCCAATTATTGTCTTTACATCTCGAAAGGCCACGGCATATGAGTTTAAAGACGCCATAGTTAAAGGGCTTAACGTGCCATCCACCAGGGTTGAAGTTCTAACAAGCGACTTTTCGAAAGAACAGAGAAAGGATTTAATCTCTAGGGCCAAAAAAGGCGATGTTTATATAATAATCTCGACGCTCGTGGGAGAAGAAGGTGTTGATATTCCCGAGGCAGGGGTTCTTGTGATGACTGACGTTCCTAAGAGCCCACTAAGGTTTTACCAGAGGCTTGGAAGACTAATTAGAGTTTCGAGCCCAATGAACACAAAGGTTTTTGTAATCACAATGAGTCCCAAGACCGAAGAATATCGGGACTTAAGCGAAGCCGTATGGAACCTTTACAGGGAAGGTGTTGATGTTAGCTATATACTTCTCAACTTGGAAGAGAAGCTGACTACCCAAAAGCTCCTCGACTATATTTAG
- a CDS encoding antitoxin VapB family protein yields MLQDRKKGNFDVLMIAFGSMSEEEAKRFRKTLKEVEEWMNEWTPRSLRRSDS; encoded by the coding sequence GTGCTTCAGGACAGGAAAAAAGGTAATTTTGATGTTCTAATGATTGCATTTGGGAGCATGAGCGAGGAAGAAGCTAAGAGATTCAGGAAAACATTGAAAGAAGTTGAGGAATGGATGAATGAGTGGACTCCCCGAAGCTTGCGGAGGAGTGACTCTTAA
- a CDS encoding nucleotidyltransferase domain-containing protein — protein MHELLSTKERIKILSYVLELEIVGVEETAKKLGISKGLVSKVFHMLEKEGIAKKKGGKFRILDSPKTRELKRFLNFLILYPKLSQLKEDWIKSLGVYGSFSRGENRRDSDVDIWIYAEKEDIMKSAKLQRKLRDVLERNVDLLVLTPEKVKRLKKDDPIFYYSLVYGSMIIWGESLERL, from the coding sequence ATGCATGAGCTACTCTCGACAAAAGAGCGAATCAAAATTCTAAGTTATGTACTTGAACTGGAGATTGTTGGGGTAGAGGAGACTGCTAAAAAATTGGGGATTAGTAAAGGACTTGTGTCAAAAGTTTTCCACATGCTGGAAAAAGAGGGCATTGCAAAAAAGAAAGGTGGGAAGTTTAGAATTCTTGACTCCCCAAAGACAAGGGAACTCAAGAGATTTTTGAATTTCTTAATCCTGTATCCAAAGCTCTCACAGCTTAAAGAGGATTGGATTAAAAGTTTGGGTGTATATGGGAGCTTTTCAAGAGGAGAAAACAGAAGAGACAGCGACGTTGATATTTGGATTTATGCAGAAAAGGAAGATATAATGAAGAGTGCGAAGCTTCAAAGAAAACTCCGAGACGTTCTAGAGAGGAATGTGGATTTACTAGTCCTCACGCCTGAGAAAGTCAAAAGACTAAAGAAAGATGACCCCATCTTTTACTACAGCCTAGTATACGGCTCGATGATTATATGGGGTGAAAGCCTTGAACGACTTTGA
- a CDS encoding HEPN domain-containing protein has product MRVDPSREKAFLSLKRAEEWLIEAEANLKFASYRTSLIASYLAMFHSARALLFRDGWREKSHFCVARFLEEFYVKTGKLEREWVDLLDRMRELRHADQYDVSYSPTKEEAEEALKLAKQFVGKIKKILGNQTLGEGNQ; this is encoded by the coding sequence GTGAGGGTTGACCCATCCAGGGAAAAAGCATTTCTGAGCTTGAAAAGGGCTGAAGAATGGCTTATTGAAGCCGAGGCAAATTTAAAATTCGCCTCATACAGAACTTCACTAATTGCTTCATATTTGGCGATGTTCCATTCCGCAAGAGCTTTGCTTTTTAGAGATGGCTGGCGAGAAAAGAGCCATTTCTGTGTGGCCAGATTCTTAGAGGAATTCTATGTAAAAACAGGGAAATTGGAGCGGGAATGGGTTGATCTGCTTGATAGAATGAGAGAACTCAGACATGCCGATCAGTATGATGTTAGCTACTCGCCCACAAAAGAAGAAGCGGAAGAGGCTTTAAAACTAGCAAAACAGTTTGTAGGAAAAATTAAGAAGATATTGGGAAATCAAACTCTTGGAGAAGGGAATCAATGA
- a CDS encoding AAA family ATPase, translating into MLFNLRPKERREEIFDREKEFEELEKSVERYPLTLILGIRRVGKSSILRAYLNENPGILIDCRELYAESGHITREDLIKEIQSRRGPLQRLLAKFRIKLNMRFLEVEPEKASLREVFRELDRLGEETGRFIIAFDEAQYLRFYGSRGGRELLALFAHAYDSLPNLRIILTGSEVGLLHDFLGIDNYESPLYGRVGGEIHIGPFDKETSKAFLKAGFEEAGVKIPEEEIEKAVSILDGIPGWLVLFGVKYMETKDFDRAMKATFDIARGLLAGELRELERRSRRYVQILRAIALGYNRWSLIRDYLTLKGTKTPEPRLYELLKNLKKMGWVEEKNGEYKLTDPVVGIVLRN; encoded by the coding sequence GTGCTGTTCAATCTCAGACCCAAGGAGAGGAGAGAGGAGATATTTGACAGGGAAAAAGAGTTTGAAGAGCTTGAGAAGAGTGTCGAGAGGTATCCTCTAACCCTTATCCTCGGAATAAGGCGAGTGGGCAAGAGCTCCATACTCAGGGCATATCTCAATGAAAATCCCGGGATTCTGATAGACTGCAGGGAGCTCTACGCGGAGAGTGGCCACATAACGAGAGAAGATCTCATAAAGGAGATTCAATCAAGGCGAGGGCCACTTCAAAGACTCCTTGCCAAGTTCAGGATAAAACTAAACATGAGATTCCTTGAGGTAGAACCAGAAAAAGCATCGCTTAGGGAAGTTTTCAGAGAGCTGGACAGGCTTGGCGAGGAAACAGGTAGGTTTATAATAGCATTCGATGAGGCCCAGTACCTGCGCTTCTACGGATCACGAGGCGGGAGGGAGCTTTTAGCGTTGTTTGCTCATGCCTATGACAGTCTGCCAAACCTAAGGATAATCCTCACGGGCTCGGAGGTTGGCCTACTCCATGATTTTCTCGGCATAGATAACTACGAGAGCCCCCTCTACGGGAGAGTTGGAGGGGAGATCCACATTGGACCATTCGATAAAGAAACCTCAAAAGCCTTCCTAAAAGCCGGGTTCGAAGAAGCAGGCGTTAAAATTCCGGAGGAGGAGATAGAAAAAGCAGTATCAATTCTTGACGGTATTCCTGGATGGCTCGTTTTATTTGGGGTCAAGTACATGGAAACTAAAGACTTTGACAGGGCAATGAAGGCGACATTCGACATTGCTAGGGGCCTCCTCGCAGGGGAGTTAAGAGAGCTGGAGAGAAGGAGCAGAAGGTACGTTCAAATTTTAAGGGCAATAGCACTCGGGTACAATAGGTGGAGCCTTATAAGGGACTATCTAACCTTAAAAGGCACGAAAACTCCCGAGCCGAGACTTTATGAGTTGCTCAAGAACCTGAAAAAGATGGGATGGGTTGAGGAGAAAAACGGGGAGTACAAGCTGACTGATCCTGTTGTTGGAATTGTCCTTAGAAACTAG
- a CDS encoding type II toxin-antitoxin system PemK/MazF family toxin gives MDKLIEEGLYSSRSEIIKEALRDFLLRRRVVEDFELIGYLKSIEKSSKKIRRAKQTSTGTKLGEYHMNQRNELLQWGIVLLDFPFVDLIGKKLRPALIASNNNLNKISNAVIALQITSNIRSGFMKYNIKITDNDVIRYPGTKPLRPSLIKPYVIFTIEKSLIRRIRKRIGILKREKVIEVKESLGRIFDL, from the coding sequence ATGGACAAGCTGATAGAAGAGGGCCTTTACTCGAGCCGAAGTGAAATAATAAAAGAAGCTCTTAGGGACTTTCTGCTTCGGAGGAGAGTTGTAGAGGATTTTGAGCTTATAGGATACCTCAAAAGCATTGAAAAATCCTCAAAGAAGATTAGGAGAGCGAAGCAGACGAGTACTGGGACGAAATTAGGGGAGTACCATATGAACCAAAGGAATGAGCTCCTTCAGTGGGGGATAGTCCTCCTTGATTTCCCCTTCGTTGATCTCATTGGCAAAAAACTTCGTCCTGCCCTCATTGCTTCAAATAATAATCTCAACAAAATTTCAAACGCTGTTATAGCTCTTCAAATCACGTCCAATATTAGGAGTGGTTTCATGAAGTACAACATTAAAATCACCGATAACGATGTTATACGTTATCCTGGGACGAAACCCTTAAGACCAAGCCTGATAAAGCCGTACGTTATTTTTACGATTGAAAAGTCTTTGATAAGAAGGATAAGAAAACGAATTGGTATCCTCAAGAGAGAAAAGGTTATAGAAGTCAAAGAGAGCCTTGGGCGAATCTTTGATCTCTAG
- a CDS encoding P-loop NTPase family protein: MRIFTYILNISREDIIGQIAKDFLEIQIEGVKRELQVPIRLPVRKAITIVEPRRTGKTFYLLSLFTKLRDEGKAALFLPLDDDRLYLHPWKTWEQL; this comes from the coding sequence TTGAGAATTTTTACCTACATACTTAACATAAGTCGCGAGGATATCATTGGGCAGATCGCTAAGGACTTCCTTGAAATCCAAATTGAAGGCGTTAAGAGGGAGCTTCAAGTCCCCATTAGATTACCTGTTAGAAAGGCAATCACAATAGTTGAGCCCAGGAGAACCGGAAAAACGTTTTACCTGCTCTCCCTCTTTACGAAACTTAGGGATGAAGGAAAAGCTGCTCTTTTTCTGCCTCTGGACGATGACAGGCTTTACCTCCATCCTTGGAAGACCTGGGAGCAGTTATAA
- a CDS encoding ATP-binding protein — MPMKNICSSMKFKNWKLFVKRAVEREGFSVFLTGSSSKLLSKETASSLRGRTLTFELFPFSFREFLKAKGLKVEKYISTKKEARIKAFLREYLEFGGFPEIVFMNDEYLKRKTLEEYVDVMLYRDDVVERHSIKNLKAVRLFLKLLITSFSKKFSINRSTNYMRSLGIEVSKNTLYNYLEYFSDAYVIFPLKRFSYSLKEVEKSLPKIYVVDNGLINVYSLRFSEDIGRLMKNVVFLELRRREKEVYYFKANGNEVDFLIKNGKDVSELIQVFLFDRGFHHQR; from the coding sequence ATGCCGATGAAAAATATCTGTTCCTCGATGAAATTCAAGAACTGGAAGCTTTTCGTTAAAAGAGCAGTTGAGCGGGAAGGGTTCTCTGTCTTCTTGACGGGCTCCTCTTCAAAACTTTTAAGCAAGGAGACTGCCTCAAGTTTGAGGGGCAGAACTTTAACTTTTGAGCTCTTTCCCTTCAGTTTTCGAGAATTTCTGAAAGCTAAGGGCTTGAAAGTTGAAAAGTATATCTCAACTAAAAAGGAAGCGAGGATAAAAGCTTTTCTAAGGGAGTATCTTGAATTTGGGGGCTTTCCAGAAATAGTCTTCATGAATGATGAGTACCTCAAAAGAAAGACCTTGGAGGAGTACGTAGATGTCATGCTTTACCGTGATGATGTTGTTGAAAGACACTCAATAAAGAACCTCAAGGCTGTTCGATTGTTCCTTAAGCTCCTGATAACCTCCTTTTCCAAGAAGTTTTCCATAAACAGGAGTACAAACTATATGAGGAGCCTCGGGATAGAAGTCAGCAAGAACACCCTCTACAACTACCTCGAATACTTCAGCGATGCATACGTAATATTTCCGCTGAAGAGGTTCTCGTACAGCTTAAAGGAAGTTGAGAAGAGCTTGCCTAAGATTTACGTTGTTGACAATGGCCTTATAAACGTTTATTCCCTGCGCTTTTCCGAGGACATTGGCAGGTTGATGAAGAATGTCGTATTTCTAGAGCTGAGGCGCAGGGAAAAGGAAGTTTACTACTTCAAGGCCAATGGAAATGAAGTTGACTTTCTAATCAAGAATGGGAAGGATGTTTCAGAGCTGATACAAGTTTTCCTATTCGATCGAGGATTCCACCACCAGAGATAG
- a CDS encoding transcriptional regulator, whose translation MEELKKLVKNHALGNPVRLGVMVFLIPRRKALFKDLLKVLEVTPGNLDFHLKILEKEGYVKIYKVFADRPRTIVEATDEGVAKTKEFLRTLMVLVSK comes from the coding sequence ATGGAGGAACTGAAGAAGCTCGTCAAGAACCACGCCTTAGGAAACCCCGTGAGGTTAGGGGTTATGGTGTTCCTAATCCCGAGGAGGAAGGCCCTGTTCAAAGATCTCCTCAAGGTCTTAGAGGTAACCCCAGGGAACCTCGACTTCCACCTCAAGATCCTTGAAAAGGAGGGCTACGTGAAGATATACAAGGTCTTCGCCGACAGACCCAGGACAATTGTAGAGGCAACTGATGAAGGCGTAGCAAAAACCAAGGAGTTCCTTAGAACCCTGATGGTCCTAGTGTCTAAGTAG
- a CDS encoding DNA-binding protein, whose translation MAEDIEEIRRRKLMELQKKYLEQQKAQEEEMKQQALIEAQIQAILRKILTPEARERLARVKLVRPELARQVELILVQLYQAGQITEKIDDAKLKRILAQIEARTRREFRIRW comes from the coding sequence ATGGCAGAGGACATTGAGGAAATCAGAAGAAGGAAGCTCATGGAGCTGCAGAAGAAATATTTGGAGCAGCAAAAGGCCCAAGAAGAGGAAATGAAGCAACAAGCCTTAATTGAAGCCCAGATACAGGCCATCCTTAGGAAGATCCTAACGCCAGAGGCTAGAGAGAGGCTTGCAAGGGTGAAGCTCGTGAGGCCAGAGCTCGCTAGGCAGGTAGAGTTAATTCTGGTTCAGCTCTACCAGGCGGGCCAGATTACAGAGAAGATAGATGATGCAAAGCTTAAAAGGATCTTGGCCCAGATAGAGGCTAGGACGAGAAGGGAGTTCAGGATTAGGTGGTAA
- a CDS encoding DUF424 domain-containing protein, whose amino-acid sequence MPGKMYVKIYRVQGEVLLAACDEELLGKTFREGELKLEVKERFYKGELMDVEELGRLLEEATIANLTGERVVSKAIELGYINKNRVLRIQGIPHAQMAKMFF is encoded by the coding sequence ATGCCGGGTAAAATGTACGTTAAAATCTACAGGGTTCAAGGTGAAGTGCTCTTAGCTGCATGCGATGAAGAGTTGTTGGGTAAAACTTTCAGAGAAGGCGAGCTTAAACTTGAGGTAAAAGAGAGATTTTATAAGGGGGAGCTAATGGACGTGGAAGAGCTGGGCAGGTTGCTGGAGGAAGCCACAATAGCCAACCTGACAGGGGAAAGAGTAGTTAGTAAAGCTATTGAGCTTGGGTACATTAATAAAAACAGAGTTTTAAGAATACAAGGCATTCCTCACGCTCAAATGGCTAAAATGTTCTTCTAG